One Dasania marina DSM 21967 DNA segment encodes these proteins:
- a CDS encoding lipoprotein-releasing ABC transporter permease subunit → MFKPCSLFIGLRYAGAKRRSQLVSFISLVSMLGMTVGVALLIVVLSVMNGFDKEMRERILGLVPHIIINHHGDNGDWPAVEKIITQHSEVKAVAPFIQLGGMLLHGTDVESVMIYGIDVEREAQVSIIDQFIKPEALAQLAQQPDTVVIGHALAQRLALQPGDNVNIMIPQQSASGKTQPIFKRLRLLADFNTGTELDQSVILLSLATAQPLVAGNPSAQGLRLLLNNTFAAPRVAWELEQSLPYGYSSRDWTRSHGNLYSAIQLSKQLVGLMLFIIIAVAAFNVVSALVMVVTDKQADIAILRTLGASPRQVMMIFIVQGSLIGLVGTGFGVLLGLGLSVSVTDIVAGLEQLLNYHFLNSDVYPVDYLPVDIRQSDVLLVAATAFIMSVLATIYPAWRAAKVRPAEALRYE, encoded by the coding sequence ATGTTTAAACCCTGCTCTTTATTTATAGGCCTGCGTTATGCCGGCGCTAAGCGGCGCAGCCAATTGGTGTCATTTATCTCGCTGGTTTCTATGTTGGGTATGACCGTGGGCGTGGCCTTGTTGATTGTTGTGCTATCGGTGATGAATGGTTTTGATAAGGAAATGCGCGAGCGTATTTTAGGTTTAGTGCCGCATATTATTATTAACCACCATGGCGATAACGGTGATTGGCCCGCGGTAGAAAAAATCATTACGCAGCACAGCGAGGTGAAAGCCGTTGCGCCCTTTATACAATTAGGCGGTATGTTATTACACGGCACCGATGTCGAATCGGTGATGATTTATGGCATAGATGTAGAGCGCGAGGCGCAGGTGTCTATTATTGATCAGTTCATCAAACCCGAGGCTTTGGCACAGTTAGCGCAGCAGCCTGATACCGTGGTGATAGGTCATGCTTTAGCGCAGCGTTTAGCTTTGCAGCCCGGCGATAACGTTAATATTATGATTCCCCAGCAATCGGCCAGTGGTAAAACTCAACCTATATTTAAGCGCCTGCGATTGCTTGCTGACTTTAATACCGGCACCGAGTTGGATCAGTCGGTGATATTGCTGTCACTGGCTACCGCCCAGCCTTTGGTGGCAGGTAACCCTAGCGCGCAGGGCTTGCGTCTATTACTCAACAATACCTTTGCCGCACCGCGGGTAGCTTGGGAGCTAGAACAAAGCCTACCTTACGGCTATAGCAGCCGCGATTGGACCCGCAGCCACGGTAATTTATATTCTGCCATACAGCTCTCTAAACAGCTGGTGGGTTTAATGCTGTTTATTATTATTGCGGTAGCCGCATTTAATGTGGTGTCGGCATTGGTGATGGTGGTTACCGATAAGCAGGCCGATATTGCTATATTGCGCACGCTGGGTGCTAGCCCCAGGCAAGTAATGATGATTTTTATTGTGCAGGGTAGCCTAATTGGTTTGGTAGGCACTGGCTTTGGGGTGTTGTTAGGCTTGGGTTTAAGCGTGTCGGTAACTGATATCGTGGCCGGCTTAGAGCAGCTACTAAATTACCATTTTTTAAATTCTGATGTGTACCCGGTAGATTATTTGCCGGTGGATATACGCCAGTCTGATGTGCTGTTGGTGGCAGCTACGGCGTTTATCATGAGTGTGTTGGCAACAATATATCCTGCGTGGCGAGCGGCAAAAGTTCGACCAGCGGAAGCTTTACGTTACGAGTAG
- the lolD gene encoding lipoprotein-releasing ABC transporter ATP-binding protein LolD — translation MNFQTQPQSQPTVLACDNVYKSYQQGPQQLAVLQGVNLQVQAGDMLAIVGASGSGKSTLLNMLGGLDLPCEGSVSIAGKSFNTLSETQRGFLRQQHLGFVYQFHHLLGEFTALENVAMPLLLGTCSAKQAKQQAADFLNRVGLGQRLQHKPSELSGGERQRVAIARALVAAPQCVLMDEPTGNLDQHTADDIHQLMAELNSSLATSFIVVTHDMTLARRMSKVYSLSEGQLHLQPTHSAIGAS, via the coding sequence TTGAACTTTCAAACTCAACCTCAATCTCAGCCTACCGTTTTAGCCTGTGACAATGTGTATAAAAGTTACCAGCAAGGGCCGCAGCAATTAGCGGTGCTGCAAGGGGTTAATCTACAAGTGCAGGCCGGTGACATGCTGGCCATAGTGGGCGCTTCCGGATCGGGCAAATCCACTTTGCTTAATATGCTAGGCGGCTTGGATTTACCCTGTGAAGGATCGGTGTCCATTGCCGGTAAAAGTTTCAATACTTTATCGGAAACCCAGCGCGGTTTTTTGCGCCAGCAGCACTTGGGTTTTGTCTATCAGTTTCACCATTTACTAGGCGAGTTTACTGCGCTGGAAAATGTCGCTATGCCTTTATTGTTAGGCACTTGTTCGGCCAAACAGGCCAAGCAGCAGGCTGCTGATTTTTTAAATCGGGTGGGTTTAGGCCAGCGCTTGCAACATAAACCCAGTGAGTTATCCGGTGGCGAGCGCCAGCGTGTCGCCATCGCTAGAGCTTTAGTGGCAGCGCCACAATGTGTGTTAATGGATGAGCCTACCGGTAACTTAGATCAACATACCGCCGATGATATCCATCAGCTAATGGCAGAATTAAACAGCAGCTTAGCTACCAGCTTTATCGTGGTAACCCACGATATGACCTTGGCTAGGCGCATGAGCAAGGTGTATAGCTTGTCGGAAGGGCAGTTACACTTACAGCCCACACACTCAGCCATCGGGGCCAGCTAA